The following proteins are encoded in a genomic region of Cydia fagiglandana chromosome 26, ilCydFagi1.1, whole genome shotgun sequence:
- the LOC134677559 gene encoding uncharacterized protein LOC134677559 yields MRCAILLFLIYFDISESKLWSKGVVHYTINPKDYDIHSQDEIVSTFSALEKEICVKFFSTPLNYSTSETQKVLYISNPNKQKSCPPMRYNYSGSVVDMPIGYKCINKNDIARITIEMLRASIDQTAPPINSFDLLKRFEEQDQTKPRPTFLTTEDRDFINAHYHGECVSLSQRASDFSARRDLDDRGVTLADQNSAWYAERAWPLAVVMYSVQDSLRDSQDYMLLKFAMTQIELATCVVFHEMGPDDKFSPSNQLLFKDEGEDEPELGFKQGDQVISLKAMTHGAPGHSAHALNNLMRALGIPMMSNRFDRDNYLNVQWSHVQKGKERLLEKTPKEAWVVGIPYDFSSATHAPANFLCDNCPPGASTVQPLQDTMWRRWISMGHNNKLSESDAILVNLVYSEQCKAREQSGFAY; encoded by the exons ATGCGCTgtgcaatattattatttttaatatatttcgaTATATCCGAGAGTAAATTATGGTCGAAGGGAGTTGTGCATTACACCATAAACCCAAAAGATTATG ACATCCACTCCCAAGACGAGATAGTGTCGACGTTCTCGGCTCTAGAGAAGGAGATATGCGTCAAATTCTTCAGCACCCCCCTGAACTATTCCACCAGCGAGACGCAGAAGGTTCTGTATATTAGCAACCCCAATAAGCAGAAGAGTTGTCCGCCGATGAGGTACAACTATAGCGGCAGCGTTGTG GATATGCCGATCGGGTATAAATGTATAAACAAAAATGATATAGCGAGGATCACCATAGAAATGCTGAGAGCTAGTATCGATCAGACGG CGCCACCAATAAATAGTTTCGATTTGCTTAAAAGGTTTGAGGAACAG GACCAAACTAAACCCCGCCCCACGTTCCTAACAACCGAAGACCGTGATTTCATCAACGCGCACTACCACGGCGAGTGCGTGTCGCTCTCGCAGCGCGCGAGTGATTTCTCGGCGCGGCGCGACCTCGACGATCGTGGCGTGACGCTCGCCGATCAGAACTCGGCCTGGTACGCCGAGCGGGCGTGGCCGCTCGCGGTCGTTATGTACTCCGTTCAGGACTCGCTAC GTGACTCTCAAGACTACATGCTCCTCAAGTTCGCCATGACGCAGATCGAGCTGGCAACATGCGTGGTGTTCCACGAGATGGGGCCTGATGATAAGTTCTCGCCCTCCAACCAGCTGCTGTTCAAAGATGAGGGGGAGGATGAACCGGAACTCGGCTTCAAACAAGGAGATCAG GTGATCAGCCTGAAAGCGATGACGCACGGAGCGCCGGGTCACTCTGCGCACGCGCTCAACAACTTGATGCGTGCTCTGGGCATACCAATGATGTCCAACCGCTTTGACCGCGACAACTATCTTAACGTTCAGTGGTCACATGTGCAGAAAG GCAAAGAGCGTCTACTAGAGAAGACTCCTAAAGAGGCGTGGGTGGTCGGCATTCCTTACGACTTTAGCAGCGCGACGCATGCGCCAGCCAACTTCCTGTGCGACAACTGCCCTCCTGGAGCAAGCACCGTGCAACCGCTACAG gacaCAATGTGGCGCCGCTGGATTAGCATGGGGCACAACAACAAGCTGTCGGAGAGCGACGCCATCTTGGTCAACCTGGTGTATTCGGAGCAGTGCAAGGCGCGCGAGCAAAGCGGATTCgcttattaa